The sequence TAAGGAAAATTTAAGTCTAAGTCACCGATCAAAACCTAGACTGCTTTGAGCTTGTTCCACTCCTAACTGTGCCCACCCTTAGATTTCGGAGACTGAGTGTGaggtttttttagataatggaataaaattTTGGCCTGACTGAGTGTTAGGTGCACGCATCTTGGAGCAATGCTCTGAGGAACGTAAGTACGTAACTCATTGTCACTATGTCAGCTAGGAATTGTGTGGTTATCAGAGAGAAATTCAGTGCAAATATGCAGGAGGGAGATCAGAGGAAAAGGTGTATAAGAAAGAGTTCGACAAAAGAGGCCCAGAAAATACTAGGGTGGAAAGAGGCCCAGATGAAATTGTAAAAAATCACACCTAATGGGCCGGCCCACGATTTAAGCTGGCGGCCTCGTGGGTAATCTTGGGCCAGTCCTTGCCCTCCGCGGCCCATCCATTCAActttttctgaatttcttttTTCAGGCATCTTTGCCTGCTGAGCACTTCCACCGCAACAGCACGACGTAGCAGACGCCGATGCGTGCAGCGGGCACCGCAAATGCTCGATGCTAGTATAATTTAGTTTCTGGGCTAGCTTGATCATACATGTAGCCACCGGATGTGTCACGCGCGGCAAGCACTGTAGTTGCAACAGTCTTCTTCACCTCGTCAGAGAGGGTGCCGATCAGCAGCGTCGCAAACACACAAACAGTGCTGTTGATAGATGCTGGTGCCatggcggcgagcttctcgcgaCGGATCGAACGATCGGCTAACCACACGACTGCAAGATTGATTGATTCTTCAGGAGATGtataagagaagaagaaaggcaGAGAAAGGCACATGAATCTGCAGGCAGAGAAGCAACAGGCGAAATTCCTGTTCCACCCTCGCGGCCGAGTCGCGCACTATGGGCTGTCGGGTGCCGCACGGCCCAGGCGGCAGGCGCGCGGCCTGCAGGGGCTGGGGCCGTGTGGGCTGCAGGCAGAGGCCATCAGGGGTGCGGGTGGCCCAGACGGGGCTGGGTGAGGCCCAAGCGGACCAGGCAACGAAGCACGGTGGAGTGGGCCGGCTCCGGGGCTGCTGGCCCGAGGTGGCTTCGAAATAGCGTGCATGGCTTTGagctaaactttttcttaagaattttgagttaaatttttctctcaaaagttTTAAGCTAAACGTTTCACAaagtttttctaaaaaacttttGAACCAAACTTTTTGAACggcaaattttttttctcaaaacttctCCTTCAAACTTTTGCTGAAAACTTTTAAACCAAACTTTCAAAATGGAAAGATATGGGAAAGAAGTTTCCAAAAAAAAGGGAGCGATCAGAAGGCGCGCGAGGAGGCTTGCCCAACAACGCCCCAGGCCCAGCTACACAGAGCTGACCGCCCACGTGGGCCTCCCCTCTCCTGTTGGGAAGGTTCGCGAGCTGCCCTACTGACACACGCGCGAATTAGCAGGCCCCAACAACAAGTCATGTGTGTTCTTCGAAAGGTAGTGGAGGGGCTAGATTTTAGTCATACGGACGAGGCGAACACCGGCAGCGGATTCATGGATCGGAGAGTCGGGGAGGAGTGGGCAGCAACATGCGGCGGGGAGGCCTCCGCAGTGGAATATGGGCCAGGAGGCAGAGAGCTTCGCCATCTCTTCTTTTCGGCCTCGATAGAAACACACCAAATTTAATTGCTCAAGCTGCGCGGACGTCCATGGGCCGCAGTGCACAATGCcatgaaactttttctaaatataattttaattttacgAAATATGCTGGCCATTTGAAAGTTTTACAAGAAAGTCTATTGTCGCCCTTTTATTGAGCCACAAAAGCGTACCGCCCTTTCAAGGAtgattttttacaaaaatcAGTGAAATATCAAGTTCCCGTGCTCGTAACCATCAAAACACCATCCAAATATGCATAAAACGATTTTTACAAAAATCAGCAAAATATCAGGTTCCCGTGCTCCTACATCCTAACCGTCAAAAAAACCATccaaatatacataaaaaatactGAAAATATTTGGTGGTGTAGAATAATCTATCATAAAGCActccaaaaaattcaaccaAAATCAATAACTTtaacaatgagaaaaaaacaaTGATGGACCTTGTATTTTTTGCACTGCAAAGTATGTTATGTCGGAAAATGCACCTCCACATGTTTTTATGGATGTATCATTTATCTCATCTTACTTAATATTCATTCATACGTTGATTCAGTCAGCTACTTATAATATTTTTTGTCTATCCTTCTAATACAAATATCAACATAAATAAAATGTTTTGATAATGCGTTCGCAAGGGCCCGTGAAAATTTCCTATTTGGTGCAACTGAATGCGCGGGATGGGTTGGTTACTGTCCCATGCAAACCCTTTTTGCAATACCATTGCAACCATGGGTTATTGTCCTCTGCAAATCTTGACGGATGCTGGTGTATGAGATCTTGTTACATTAACAGAAAAAATGTCACAACGCCCGTCTATCATTAAGTAGGGATTATTCTTATGAATCAATAATTTACCGCAACCTATCTGCACGTTGATGTGGCTTAATAGCTTGTGTGGTCATGTATTTCAGCTTGCACCATTTTTCGTCATAACAAGTGACCAAGGAACCGGTGCCATATTTCTCATGCACCCATGAATGTTGTAATTTATTAATAAAGTCCTTCCTAAAAAAACAGTTGCACGCCTGTAAGTCCCTTCCAGCGAGAGATGCTCACCAATAAAAAACCAGTTTTTCTTGCCAGGTAGAATGAGTAGGATGCTTATCTCTAAGTATCTGTGTCTCATCAAGCACCGGTACTTAGCAGGTGCTTGAGCATGTAACCACCATCGGTAAGTGTAACAAACAACTAACTAAACACCACCAAAAATTCAAACTCAAACAATGAAATTTACATTGAGAAACagaaaagataaattttaagtttttttttttgcttgtcaTTGTACAAGACATTATTTAGGCTGAAATTTCGTGAAGAACTTGAAGGTAGAATCCTCTATACCactaattttttaaagattttttttgactATTTGGACAGTGCTTTGAAGGTCAGACCAAAGGATCACAGTATTATTGTGATGTTTGCAAATGGTGCCCAACAAGTGGAcgttttttgcaaaaatcacccAATGTTCATGCAACTAGGCCTTGTCAACTGTTGTTGGGCGAAAGGGGTTTATTTATGTAAAATTTTCAAACATGGGcctaattttgtaatattaataacAAAGTATTTCAGATTAAAATTCCAAGAAATCACCATCGTGAGTTCGCGGCTTGTTTGGTTTGGGATCCAGTGAAACCCACGAAATATCACTCAGCACGCAGATGTCCATGGGCTGCGACACGTAATGGCATCATGGGCTGTAGCATCGATGGGGCCTAGAGCCATATTGATGGGCCGAAAGTGGTGTCTCGCCAGTTTTCCTATAGATAGCGTGCTCTTAAAAAGCTTTTGTTTAACTCAGAGTATGATATTCGTGCAGCACGAAGCCAATGGTTGAGATGCCATGACAAAGAGGGTTGTGGCACGCGCATTGCTGACGCGGGTGGCGATTTTCCACATGTTGCTGTCTCATTAGAGGGGGTGGGATGTGAGAGAAAGAGGAAtgattttgcaaattttaaatGCATTTTTCTCTCAAGGCGTAAGCtcgttttttttaatctatttgaATCATCATGTTGTTTGGAATTTATGCAACAAAATGATATCCAAtgtgaatatttttttcattttttgaaGTCCAACATTTTGAATGTACCAGTTCAATATTTTGGATATAATAGTTCAACTTGTTGTTTGAAAATGTTGAACCTATTTTTCCAAAATGTTGAACTTGGTTTCACAAAATGATGAACTAAATCTTTTAAAATGTTGAAAGGTATCGAATTGTAAACATAGTGACTAAAATTGTTgaacctttttttaaaaaaaatattgaaccaAGCCTTTAAAAAGTTGAAAGGTACCAAATTGCAAACCTAGTACATGGTGACTAATCACCCGtatttgaagaaaaaagaaaaaaaaaacaaacctgGGCTGCGAACTAGGATGACCTCTCCCGCTTCGTGGGCCTACTTGACCCTATTTCGCTGGGCTGATGGACGGCGCTGCTTGAAAGATATTTTcgatgagtttttttatttttatattttctaacatatcaagagtctatttatttaaatattaatgttagaaaatattaaaaaaaacttattttcgGTCACCCTACTTACAAGGAGTCCCGTGTCTTGCACTCGTATACCGGGCTTTTCCATACGGGATTCGCTCACCGTTCGGACTTGCATGCTTGCAGTTAAGTGGCAACCAGCAGGCGTGATCGAGTCTGTGCACTCGCTAAATCCGTGAACAGCATCCCTATCCGAGAGACATATCGTCACTGGCCGAAACTCGATCTAACGATCTCCGTCCATATCTTCCAAATCATCTGACCCGTTTGGAACATAAATCTCACATGACCATTGCCCGGTGCTATTTTGTTTCATGCAAAATTCAAGATTGTCCGTTAAGGgactcaaaaaaaaaacacgctTTCTAGAGTTCTAAGCATCTGGCAGGCAATGGGTGTGAGCATGTGTGAACGTACCAAAACGAGCTCGATCTCTCAGAAGATGAAGAATGACAGCCATAGGCAGGGTTAGGGGGGCTTCCTTCGTCGCTAGGTTTAAAAGTGCTCTTCGGGAGGGAGGCTAGTTCGATAGAGGAGACGGATACAGAGGCGGAGAGGCGGGGTGTCGCCTGGCGACCACGGACGACAGAGGATGAGCAGTGCCAAGGCAGGGAGCCCCAAAACGTAAAGGTTAGCGTGTGATGGGCAGTGGGCACGAATCCGACAATCATGACGCCGCCAGAGACGAGTGAGACAGGACAACGTGTCGTGTAGAGAGAAGGGAGGCACGAGGTTGACTACGATATTCTGGTCGTTAGGATCCTGCGGCTGATTTAGATCGATTGAAACAATGGCTAATTTTAGGTGATTGAAAAATAGCatcgaaaaaaaaagattgtcgAATGGAAAAGCTTGTGCTGGTTATCCTGTTTCGTCGCCAGCCCGGATCAACTGCCGCTCGCCCTGCGCCTGAAGTAACGCCCAGCAACGAAGCAAGACAGGATGAGTAGGAAACTTGCGTTCGGAACATGCTCCGTTTCTCACGCGTCTAATCGTCGTAGAACAGCGCGTCAGCTTGCCCCTGCCGAATTTACTCCATGCTCGAGTTCTGCAGGATGTTGAGCCTGAAGAAAGTGAAACTTGATGCTCAGATTCTACTCCAGCACCCGAAATCTTCTTGAAGCAGCAGAAACCTTTAAAGTTGAAACAACGCCATTGACACGAATGGATGGCGCATAGCTTATGCTGGGCCTAGAACTCTGAATTATTATCGTCGTCCTCTGCACTCTCACGGCCTCACCACCTATGGCTGCTCTGTACAGGTCAGGATGCCGTCCATGTAGGGCCGCAAGGCAGGGAATAGAGAGAAGACGAGAGGTCTACGTCCATGTCCTGATGTCCTGCAAACGAATGGCGACGATGGGGTGGCTGCAAAGCTTTCGGAAAAGAGATGGCGACAGAGGGGCAAATTTGGGATTTTGCCCCTCTCATCATTGGCGCTCGCTAAAATACGACATTGTTAAAATGTCATTCTCACCAATGCCCACCTAGTTACAATACCAccgtctatttttttctcttaatttctttttcttttttgagctgAAATCAAACCTAGATTGACGAGAAATGCATAGTCACCTTGTTTAAGTCACTATGTTTTTTGTTCCTGTATGCTCCCAACAATCATACAGGAACAAAAAAAACTCAAGCATAGGAGGCTACAGTAAGCAAGAGCAAATCAATCTTGAGCTGGGCACGAGATTTAGATTAAAAATACGTGattttagctgaaaaagaaacgACCTCAAGCTGATCCACAGAAAGGGCCTGTTCAGCCAGAGGCAAATTTGTCAATCTATGTCTAattttagctgaaaaagaaaaaaaaatgagagaaaaaagGGATAATGACATAGCCAGAGTGGCATTTTAATAAAGTTATGTTTACTGATTGTATTTTAGCAAGCGTCATAAGACCATCCCtaactatattctcttcatttcgttcccttctcgattctCTTTTCCGTtcccattctctttattttctctatcTCCAATAGCTTCCCTTCGAGAAAAATcgtgaaagaaaaggagagagaatcccgttttAAAGGGAATGACTCTGAGAATCCTATcgtgaagaaaaaccgttgaaacgctgaaaagaataaaaatctcTTCACAACGAGAATTTGATTCTGAAGAGAATTCGTTGGGGCTAGCCCCAAATTTCTCTTCTGAGAGAGGATTAAAAGCGAAGGAATCAAGGCTGGGAAAGCCCAGACGCAATAAACCCTGCACAAACGCATGCAGTGCGTTGGACTGCGTGCTTGCTGTCGTCTGCAACCAAGGAATTATGCCGCATATGCGCCATGGTTTCGTCAGTCGATCACCCGCTCAGGTGCGTGTCAAATGGTTGGAGGCACGGCCGGTCAGCACAGAATTTTTCCTCGGCCTCGCCGGTGAACACCGCGCGCGCTCCCGAATCCCTGACAAACCCGCCCCTCGTACCCGCTCCCCCCAACACGGGCACACCTCCCCGTTGACGTGCCACGTGACGCCGCGGAGCCCAGCACGAGCACAGCGCCCGCccgtctccccccccccccccacatcaACGCAAACGCGCCGCGCCGCTGGTGAGGTCACGGAGCCGGGAGCCCCACAGCCTGTACCGTGCACAAACCCCTGTCGATCACGAGCACCTCGGCCCCCAACTACTGTAACCTGTGAATAGTAGCAAAGACGAGCCGGGGACGAGACGGCAAAGGTTTCTACTGTTGTGCGAGAGCCGGGAAGCAATGTAACTTGTTTCTTGATCAATGGCTGGCATTGGCACGGCAATAAACGCGAGAGAGCTACTACTCCCATGGCGAATGGGGCAGCGCAGTACAAGGCAGGCAGGGGACAACGCGTGCAGGCCGCGCGCCTGAGTCGTACCAGCGAACGGTGGAAGCCCGGCGCCGTGACGATGGCGTGAAATCCCCACAGGGTCCTGCTGCTCGCCTTTATACAGTCTAGGATCGGTCCGTTGCCGGCGCCAGCGGGGTCGGGATCACATGACGTCGTCCTGGGCGCGGTGGCCGTGCGCCGCGCTACGGTGGCGCCGGTGCTGCTTCATCCCGTCGGGGCCGAACAggcggccggggaggaggcCTCCGTCGGCGTCGCACTCCGACAGGGGGGCCGGGTACCGCCGCCGGTCGTGGCAGTAGGAGTAGGATGTGTGGCCGCGCCGGAACGCCGCCATGGCCGCGCGCTGCTCGGCGGACATGGCGACCGAGCCGTAGCTCGTCTCCACAGCGTCGCaggccgtggcggcggcggagtggTCAGTGGGGTCGACGGCGCAGCCCTGGAGGACGAGGTCGCTGAACTCGGCGACGAACGGCGCGTACTTGTAGTTGACCCGGTACCGGCCGCCGAGCGTGGCCCAGGCAGAGCCGTCCCAGATGGTGGCGTAGAGGGACATCGGCTTGGACGGGAAGACTGCGCCCATGGCCGCCGTCCGCACAACCTCCCTGATCGGAGTCTCGTCCACGTAGAATCTGCCGTCCACACAAACATCCCAACATGTCAGTGCAACCCAAACACAACACGATGCTTTCATCATCTAgcaaaaaccaaaaatattttGCAAATTGTAATGGATACAAGTAAAATAGTACGCACTCGACACATGTTGCAAGAACATTGTTTCAGTCATCATCCATGAGATTTATCCTCACCCTTTTGGCAAAGGAATCAAAGAAATGCGCATTAAAACAGGCGCACAGATCTCGGAAAGGCCCCAAATTAGCCGGGGCCAGAGGGTGGCGACGCGAGCAGCAAAAGAGGCGGACCCCCAAAAACATTCAGCGCACGCAGAGAGTCGTGgagcaagaaagaagaatttCCCGTTTCTGCCAAAACACCTGAGCCCCACAGCACACAATGACACAAGCACATGCATAAATTTTCCCCAGGCAAATCCTAGTGCGTTTCTTCTTCCCCGAAGCGTGCCGAgcagacgggcatgagagatGGAAGGAGTAACTGAACGGGGCAGGAGCAGAGAGGCAGAGGGGAATAATGCAGAGGCAGAGAGGGAACGGCAAGAGCTCACATGATGCGCTCGCTGGTCCAGAGGATGGAGTAGTGGTGGAAGTCGTCGGTGGGGTCGAAGGGAAGGTCGTAGCGCTCCTCCCGGCCGGCGTGGGTGCTGCCGTTGCCGTACACATTGGTCTGCACCCGCCACTCGCGACCCCGGACGTTGCCCAGGAACTCGAAGTCCAGCTCGTCGTGCGTCTTCTCGTGCACGTCCCCGTTCGACAGCTGCAGCAAAAAATCGAAGCTTCTTTCAGCATTGGATTAGTGAGTGATCTTGATGGGTTTCTTGATGGCTGCAGCATTCATACGTAGAAGGCGACGACGACGCCGGCAGCGTAGTCGGCGGGGAGCTTGATGGCGGCGCTGAAGAAGCCGTGGAGGAACAGGTCCTGCGACGCAAACCCGGCGCCTGCGCGGAGGAAGACGAACAGGCGGCGGTTTCGCCAAGAACACCCAGACGTTAGTAGAAATAGCAGGAACGACCCCCTCCTCTTCTGCCGCTCACACGATGACAGGAGGGACCGGTTCGCGAAAACGGAAAGTGCAATGCGGCCTCCATCCCGCGCCGAAATTGCCGCGGGTAAGGAGAAAAAAACTCACCGGTGGAGTCGTCGAGGGAGAGGTGAACGCGCCTGCCGTCGCGGAGGAGGGCGAGGTTGCCGCTGCCGAAGATCTGGGTGTACCCCTCGTCAAAGGCGAGCGGGCGCACGCcgtggagcggcggcggcggcctggcCTCGACAACGCggacgccgtcgtcgccgcgcagcaggaggacgacggggaggaggagggcgagtGAGAGCCGCGGCATCGGGAACGGACGGGACGATGAGCTGTACGCCATCTccaccaccctctctctctccggtcCTGAGCTCTGCTCTGTCTCTGCCCGGCGCCGTGCGGTGATAGGGGCAGCGTTTTATTGGGATGGGCCTGGCCTCTCTCGCTCACGAGAGAGAGGGACAGGCGCCTTTCCATTCCCTCGGAccgcgcgccggggcgctgttTGGTTTCGGAATTCGAAAGCCCAAACGACGTGGCTGCCCCTGGCATCCGGGCCCAGCGCCTCTTGGATTCTTGGCCGCAGTGTTTGAGTGATGGGAAAGgggaaaaatctaaaattaaataacatatttatcaaaGTAGATACATAATatgtagttgtatttattaatttagcatttGTATTTAACATACCGTATGCTGAAAATAGACTGtatttcggtacacggtgtgccaaatacgACACTGTATATCGAAAAAGCAGACGTGATATgatcatgtgccgaatacggatgctaaattaataaatacgactatatattatttattttcacaAATACACTcaaatatattgtctaattttagatttttactgTAGGATGGTGAATCTATCTTGTTTTTATCTATTTAGATAAAGAGTAGAGAGATAAAATAGATCtaaattatgaaatattttttaaatatttaggaTTCAGTCATTTAAAAATAATAGATCGTAGTTATTTCATTTTGAATATGACACTGACAATAAATCCGATGTATTAAAATAGGCTTGTTCTATCATACCTACTGaataaaaatctatatataaataaaatcatcttatcctcaaatatataaatagaattatTTCATCTCATCTCGCTCTCTAATCAAACTTACGTGCACAATCTAGGTTCCTGTATTTTTTGTACAACTAGTTCGTATTGTTTCCGGACTTTCTATACGTGATAAATACGGAGTGCAGTGACCTCCCTAGACGAGACCTCCGTGTTCTACTCGCTCTGAGAAAATTCTTTGAGATTTCACACGGATTAATACCAGTAGCACAGTGATGGAAATGTAGGgctcaaatttaaaattagataacatacgggttcgtatttatcgaaataaataatatatcatcatatttataattttagcatccgtattcaacactttatttaccgaaaactgactttcaaTATATCGTACGTCAAAAAAACATGCGCCTAGTCATATTTAGCATCTCATATATCAAAAATCAGATACATTCGACACAAGAGGTACCGAATACAGTACTATAGTctatattcagcacctcatatGCAAAAAAATTAGGTGTATTTGACATGAGATTCCTGATATAAAATGACAACATCAAAGTGCTCGCAGCAAGTACATATCATATTCGGCACAGCACTGTAGCCAATATTCGGTACTTTATATGCCGAATACATCTTATTTTTGGTATATGAGATACCGAATAtaccatattcagcacctcgtGTGCTGAATATGATCAAGCtcgtattttttttatgtatgatGTATCAAAAGTTAATTCTCGGTAAGTGAAATACTAAATACGAatgttaaaattgtaaatacaataatatattatctagcTCGATAAATACAAtcacgtatattgtctaattttagattttgctCAGAAATATAGTTGTTAGAATATCTAAGGGGCTGTTTGGTAGCGCTCTAGAGCTGATTCCAGCCTAGAATCAGCGGGAGTGCTACCAAACGTCCTGTCGCAGAATCGATTCCACACCAGAATTAGAGAGAATCGCTCCCACGTTTTGTACTGCGAGGTGGGAGCCGAAAAATCTAGCTTCCACTGATTCCTAGCTAATTCTTCTCAATTTCAACATAATCTTCTCTCagaaatcacttccaccactagcatATCAAACGAATTCACAAACAAGATCACTTTCAACGTAAAATCTATTTCTACCACTAAATCATTTTTACCATAAAATCAAGAAATTGAAGAGCTTTACCGAACAGCTCCTACCACTACTTTGAACGTGACATACCCTGTCACGTACTCACGTCATAGTAGTACTAATACTGTCACTCTCATATGTCTCCCTGGGGAACGGTTGTCGAGAGGGGGGCGCTTTTCTCGTTGCGGGGACAGGGGAGAGGCCGGGCCGCCGGGGGCTTGGCTGTTTGCTCTTGGACGCCATGGCAAATGAATCTCGGTGCTCTCAAGTGCTCCAGCTTGCCTATGCTCGTCCTGGCGGTGGCTGGACTGCTGGAGCAGGACTCGTGTGCCGGTGTGCGCCGTGCTGGTGTGTGGATGGTGGGGGCGAGCACTACTGCACGCTGTCTGCTCTTCGTTCAGTGCGGGTGTGCACGTAACAATTCAAACAAAAGACCATCCAGCTCGTCACGAGTGTGAGTATCAAGCTTGTTTAGAGGTAAGGGCACAGAAACAGTACCCGATCGATCAAAGGagagtatgcatgcatgcacgcacgttCAGAGAAGAGACGACCAACAATCCAACAGAGGCTTGGCTTTCTGCAGGATCATCATACGAGCGTTTGTGCAATATTCTCTCGACAGCTTTTCTTTCGACTCGTATAAAGTTTAATAGTCTTGCCTGTATTCTCGAGTATATATATACTCCCAAATTAGCATGCAGGAGTCTACTAGGAAGAACTAAAACCGGGTGCAGAGGCAATATCCTCGGATTTCTCCCGGTG is a genomic window of Phragmites australis chromosome 17, lpPhrAust1.1, whole genome shotgun sequence containing:
- the LOC133897331 gene encoding probable xyloglucan endotransglucosylase/hydrolase protein 28; its protein translation is MAYSSSSRPFPMPRLSLALLLPVVLLLRGDDGVRVVEARPPPPLHGVRPLAFDEGYTQIFGSGNLALLRDGRRVHLSLDDSTGAGFASQDLFLHGFFSAAIKLPADYAAGVVVAFYLSNGDVHEKTHDELDFEFLGNVRGREWRVQTNVYGNGSTHAGREERYDLPFDPTDDFHHYSILWTSERIIFYVDETPIREVVRTAAMGAVFPSKPMSLYATIWDGSAWATLGGRYRVNYKYAPFVAEFSDLVLQGCAVDPTDHSAAATACDAVETSYGSVAMSAEQRAAMAAFRRGHTSYSYCHDRRRYPAPLSECDADGGLLPGRLFGPDGMKQHRRHRSAAHGHRAQDDVM